The Isorropodon fossajaponicum endosymbiont JTNG4 genome segment TTCGATAAATACTGTTGCTATTGTCGATATCTGTTGCTTGTGAATTATAACAAGTAATGCCGCCAGATACTGATTTATTAAAAGTACCAGGGTCTGCAACAATGTTGCTATTTTCAGCAAAATAAGAACTGTAAGTGCTTACGAATAAACCACCATCAATAACTGTATTGCTGCCTGTATACATATGAGAGCTGTTATTTAATTGAACATTCATAACAATTGTACCACCAACCTCAAAATCTAGATTAGAATTGCTCTCAACTTGGATTTGTCCAGTTTCACCTTGTGGCGGTTGAATCACGACGCTATTAACTATGCTGTTATTATCATCCCAAGTATCGACTTCAAATGACGAATTTCCATCAATATCAATCTTTTTTGAGGTGACCAAAATTGCATTAGCATCAATACCGCTTAAACTCATAGAAGAGCCTGCACAAACTTCAATTTTCACAAACCTCTAAATTACCATTAATACGATTATTTGAACAGTCTGCACTACGTTTTATTTGCTCAAATGAAGCGTTTAGATACACGCCAAGATTACTACTTGTGTTATTTTTGCCTTGTTAAAGATACCGAAGTATTGCCAAACACAATTAAACCAGAATCACCATCATTGCTTGATGCAAAATTCAACGTGTTTGTTAAATTCTTTTTGTACCAAGCCAACTGGATTAGTTGCGTTAAAGTTGTAACTTTCACTTTGCTGCACTGCTAAATCCACTTGCATCGCCAGTAACTGTATCTACGCCATCATCAGGATTGCCTCGAATGGTGAGGCTTTTATGCAGGTAGATATCGTCGGTACAAGTGCCAGAGATTTCAATAATAACCTTGCCGTGTAAGGGCGATCTTTTAATCGCTTGTTGTAAAGAGCCAGTACTACAGTTAACATAAATGATTGGGTTATCCGCTATAGTAAATGTTGGGCTTGAACCACCACTATTTTCTAGAGTGCTGATGCGACTGCCATAATCTATCGAGTGTACTGCCAATATTACCAAAACTTGTTGCAATGTCGTTATCACCCCCCTAAACTTTTAACACTCGCTTCTAAAGTAGTGAGACGACCATTGTTAGTGTTGATGTCGTCACTATTAGTACCGACACTGGTGTTATTGTTGCCAATGTTTGTACTGTTGGTGTTAATGTTACCAGTATTGGTAGTAATGGCTCCATCAGTAGCATCAAATACACCATCGCCATCACAGTCTCTTAGTAGTGCGCAAGAAACAGAATCTGCATTTGTACCAGTATCAGTATCAGTATTATCGCCCACGCCGTCGTTATCAGTATCGAGTTGTTCACTACTGTCTAATGGAAATGCATCCTTATTATCTAAGGTGCCATCACCGTCATCATCGGTATCAGCATTATTACCCACCATTATTATCAGTGTCAACTTGCTTATTTTTATCTAGTGGAAAAGCATCATTAGCATTGAGCGTACCATCATTGTCTAAATCAGGATTAGTTTGTGCAGGGGCATCGTAACTTCTATCGTTGCTAAATTAGCTGTATTTGTGGTCGTTTCATCCTTCAGAATTTGATTGACCTCTTTAACTGTCTTGGTAGTATTTGGAATAGACAAGGTTGCAATGCTCTAACCTACTTGGACACATTTCAAGCCGCTTTTTTCAATTCAGCCATCTTTTGAGCAGGTGTTAAATACCCAATCGCTGAATGAATCCTTTTGTAATTATACAAGTAGATATAACCCTCTACATTTTGCACGACTTCACTATGATTTGCAAAACTTTGATAATTTAATCTCTCAGTCTTCAGACTTCTAAAGAAACGCTCCATGACCGCATTATCCCAACAATTACCTCGCCTGCTCATGCTTTGAGTAATGTTGTTCTTGTTGCAATAATCAATAAAAACTTTAGAAGAGTATTGAGTCCCTTGATCAGAGTGGAACATGTGTTTATTTGTATTGGGCTGGTGTCTAGACACAGCATTACTAAGCGCATCCTTTGCCAACTGAGCATTAGGCTGTTTTGACAATGCCCAACCAACAACTTGTCTTGAGCCTAAATCCAACACACTGGCTAAATAACTCCCACCTTGATAGGTTTTGATATAGGTAATATCACCAACCCAATGCGTATTAATTGATTGCTGCTCAAACACACGATTTAATAGGTTTTTTGCCTTTTTAAACATCAATCTAGTATTAGGGTAATAATGACGCTTTCTTGGGCGTATGGCAACTACATTGGCTTTTTTCATTAGCGTTGCAGTTTGGTAAATACCAATGTTATAACCTTGGTTATTCAAAACTACTCGCATTCTGCGTTTGCCATAGGTGTATCCAACTTCAATAGCAGTTTGTTTGATTAATTTAATCATAGCGTTGGTGTTGTTGTTTACTCGCTTATCTTTGACTTGATAGTAATAACTACTGCGAGGAAGTTTGAGTAATGCTCATAATTCTTTAGTATTGTATTGTTGGCAAGCCTTGTTTATCTTGATAATCATATCACTTGGTGATTGTCCACAGCGAACAAGGCTGTTGCCTTTTTTAAGATTTCATTGTCCCTTTGTGCGCGCCAAAGTTGTTTCTCAAGCAGTTGTATTGTTTGTTGTTCAGAAGTCAGCGCTTTGCCTGACTCTGGTGTTTGTCCACCAAGCTCTGCTAGGTATTGTTTTCTCCATCTGCTAACTGCTGAGGAGCAAGCTCCTGATATTATCATGATTTTTTTTATTGGTGTAATTCTCATGCACCATGAGTTTGGCATAATCTAGTGTTCCCCCCTCAAGGGGGTATTGAACAGAATGTTCAACGGTAAAAGTCACTCGTTGTTTTCTTGATTTATATTGTGTCATTACTGACCTCCTTATGGTTTGTATTATAAGGCTATCTTTGTGTCCAATAAAATTAGACTATTGCAGTATGGTATGTGCTATTTCAGGTTGTTGTGGGTAATTCGCTAACTTTAGAGACTCGTGAGGTGTTCTATACTCCAGCTCATTATACGGGTTTGTGGGATATGCGATTAAATCTTAGGAAATCTGAGAGTTTAATTACTAAACAACAGAAACAACAGAACAAGCAACACTCATCGATTCGTTATATTGTTGAGCGAACCTTTGGTTTGCTCAAGCTTCATCATGGTTTAGGCAAGGTAAGATACCTTGGTTTAGAAAGAAATAAAACCAGGGCTCAGTTAATTGCCATGAGTCACAACTTGAAAGACTGGCATGAATATATTCAAACGAATGCAAAGCCTGAGGGGTTGTTGTGTTTAAAGGTTGGAATGGTGTAAAAAATAAGAAAAATAAATGCTAAAAGCATCTATTTAAAAGGTGGTTTGTTAGATTTTTATGCAAAGATGAGAAAATCTGGTAAATTTTTTAGAAAAAATAAAAAGAATGGAATTTTGGAGAGGGAATTATGAATTACGCAAAGGTCTCTCTTTATAAAACTCCTAAGTTTAATAATTTTAATATTATTGTTGGTTTTTCAAATAATTCGAAAGATGATATTAACAAGACGCACAAGTTACTTGTAGTCAAATATACTGATAAAAATTATGGGTTTTCACTTGGAGGTGGTAAAAGTTCAAAAAGAAATGAAAAGGGTATAACCGGCTTGGTATACAACAGAAAATAATACTACATTTAATATTTTGACCTTTGTAGATAATGAGAATTCCATCAAAACAAAATATAATGGTATTGGCTTGAATTATCAAATTGATAAAAAAGCAATATAACATTCGCCATTCAAAAAGAGTCAGGGGAAATCTCGCACAGAAAAAAGCCTGGGTTATGGTTATGATTTATTTAAAGAAGTTCGTTTTGTTGCAGAAGCAATTAAACTTGATAAAGATAACAATGAAAACGACCGCTACGGCCTTGGTTTAACGTTTGAATTTTGAGTTAAATTCTTTTTTTTAATAAAAAAGCATCATGGTAAAAGAATGCTAGAAATAGAATAGGTGATAGAAATGTTAACCAGTAATTCGTTCTATGCCCCACCAAATTCCAATTAAAGAAATAACAATTGAAGTTGGGATAATGACTATTTTTTTATAATTTAAATTCAGTGATTTTATGAAAAATAAAAGTAATACTACACCTGATACAATCACAATTTGTGCCAATTCAACACCGATATTAAAACTGATTAATGTGGTTAAAAAGTTGTCTGACGACATTTTAAAACTTTTTAACATACTGGAAAAACCTAGACCATGCACAAGTCCAAATAAGAATACAATGATACTTTTTCGCTTGATAGACTGGTTGGGTAATAAATTTTCAATTGCCACATAAGCAATTGAAAAGGCAATCAGTGGTTCAATAATTCGCCCTGATATTTCTACAATACCAAGCATTGCCAAACCCAATGTTAAAGTGTGTGCTAGCGTAAAAGCGCTGACTAATAATAACAATCGTCGCCACATCAATGAAGATAATGCCATGCCAATAATAAATAGAATATGATCCCAGCCTAATGGCATAACGTGGTCAAAGCCAATACTTACAAATTGTAGCATCCTTTGCATGGTTGTTATTGGTTCTGGATGGTTAATATCAATCACACCACTTGTCGCACCATTACGCAACCAATGCCACTGACTCCAATTATATTCACCCTCTTCATATATTTGATAACGCAATGCGCTATCCCCATAGGCTTTATTGTATTGCCACGACAGAGTCTTTGGCCACTTTCTCAGTTGGGTTGAGTAAGTTAATAGGGTTTTTCTAGGTCTTTTCTTATAGCCCACAATATCAATCTTTGCTGAAGTCAGTGTTAGCTGTTGAGGTCTTTCATTGATTGTTAATAAAATATAATTCAGAAACTCAGTTTCAAAAGCCTTGAATTGCTCTCTCAAATCATCTGCTGTTAATGAACGAAGTGTATCGTATTGTGCTGAGTTTGGTGCGTCTGTAGTATTTTTATATTGAGTGCCAATGCCAGTTATTAAAGCTTCAAGACTTAAATCAATCACAATGTTGACTTTTTTATCAGGATAGATTGAGATTTCCACCAAAGCAGGCTTGACCACATCTGCTATTGACACACCGATTAACAGCCAAAATAAGGCGATGACCTTAATCAAATACGGCATTTATTTTTTATTTTTCTTATCTAGACGCTGTTGTTTTTTGCGCTTAACCTCATCCCAATCAATATTCTCACAAGCCTCACAGTGGCGGTTGACAATGCCTATTTTAACCAACAGCGCATAGATTTTACAACCGGCACAAAAACCCACAATTGCCTCTAGCCACATAAATAACAAGCATATCCACACTAAGTTAAGCGCCAACCAGGAAGGCACATAATTTTCATCAACAGGAATATTAGTGCCTAATAAATTGTTAACCCAAAGTGCAACTGCGTCTGGATTAAAAAAGACAATACACACAGAAATGAAACTCGCCCCTATTATCCAAGCACAACGCTTAGGACCGATAGGCTTCCATTCAGGCTTTCTACCAATCACTAAAAAACTGACTAATAAAATCGTGGGAGAAAATCGTGCGCCAATAGTTGACATACCTAGTAGCATTTCAATCAAAGCATAAACCAGCAATTTGGTTTGAAAAGAATAGTCAAACACTCTTTTTGTTACCTCTACTTGATAAATAATATGATCGTCCTAATCGGTTTCAAAGGTGTCCACTGAGGTGGTATTGAGTACCGCATCAATCAAAGTGAAGATCATATAAATCGGGATAATCAACAAAATACCTACACGAACACGTACGCAGTATCATTAATATGTATAGGATTCTCGCCTAGGTCGCGAAACCAAAGATTTTTAATGGTATTTTTTAGTTTATCTAACACGCTAAGACTATAATAATATTTATTGAAAATTTAAATCAGTTTGCCATCATAGTTTTCAATACCAGGGTTGTTGTTTACGCCCTTAATGGTCGGATGATTAACTTTAGTCAAATTAAGATGCTTTTGTTTGCGTAAATAATCTGCTGCCACATCCCACATTAAACGACCATTGCCAACACTGCCTACCTGTGCCCAACCTGATACTTTATAAGATTTATTCGGATCAATAGGTGTGCCCTCATCATCTTTCATATTGCTAATACGCTGACCAAGACCTAAAGCTGGGTCAATCGTATAATCCATACCACCCATGCGCACCATATCGCCACCTGACTGTAAATATGGGTCTTGTACAAATAAGTTCTCAGCAATACCTTCTAAGATTTCTTTAAGTTGTGAGCCTTTTAACTCATTCACGTAAGTTTCACCATAAGTCATTGAAGTGTTGGTCATTAAATCTTCCATTGTTACGTCGTGCCCTGCTGGTACGCTGGTACCCCAACGAACACCTGCTGACATAGCAAAGTCTGCATCGTGCTCTTCACGTAGTGAATTAACCAGCACTTGATCCCAAGTACCCATAAAATTACCACGACGATATAGAGTTTGCTCGGTGGTGCATAATTTTTCCGTCAAAATTGCATCATAGGTTTTACCAACGCGATCAGGGTTGTTTGACATCTTAGCACTACGTGCTTCGACCACATCTTTGTCATATTTAGTAGTACGCATTTTATTAATAAACGACACCATGGCTGCATCAGGCTTAATAAAGTCAGTCAAAATAGGCAACATTTTGTATTCATAGCCTATAACCTTATGGTCTTTAATGTTCAAATCCATGACGCCAATATACTTACCCGAACAGCCTGCATTAGTAACAACAGTAACGCCACCTGCATTTTTAACCTCAACTGGCGTAGGCATACCATCATGCGTATGACCACCAAAAATTGCATCAATACCACTAATACGTGATGCCATTTTGATATCAACATCCATACCATTATGCGAAATTATAATAATGGCATCTGGTTTTTCATTTTTACGAATATCAGCAACCAACTCGCTCATTTCATCCTCACGTAAACCAAACGACCAATCTGGAAAGAAATATTTTTTCGGATTGGCATTTGATGTTCTTGGAAAAGCTTGACCAATCACTGCAATACGATGACCACCAACATTTTTAATCGCATAAGGCTTGAATGGCAGCCCCTCATCCTCATCAAACAGACCGTTACCGCCATACTTTTCAGTCATGGTGATGTACTCATCACCCATTAATGCATCTTCTATAATGCGTACATTTTGACCTAAAAAGTCACCTTTAAAAAAGCCAATGTTTTTTAGTGTTTCTTCTTCTTTATAAGTAAACTCCCAATGGCCAACCATAACATCTACCCCTAGAATATTACAAGCTTCAACCATATCAGCACCACGCGTCCAAAGTGACGTGCCTGAGCCTTGCCAGGTATCGCCACCATCTAAGGTGAGTGTATTTTGTATGCCACCTGCGCTTTCACGCAATGAATCTAGCACGGTTTTAATTTGACCAAAACCACCTGTCTTGCCGTATTTAGCTGCTAACTCTTCAAAGTTGTTGTAAGTAAAAGCATAAGCATCAGCTGAACCTGCCTTAACGCCAATTTGCTTAAGTAGTTTGTTGCCCACAACATGTGGCAATTGCCCAAAGGTAGGACCAAAACCTAGATTAATATTAGGCTCACGAAAATAATTAGGGAGTAAGTTACCATGAGTATCAGTGATATGCAAAATACGGGCATTGCCTGTTTTTGCCACCTCGTATCTATTGTCTTGAGAAGACAACTTATCTGCATCATTCCCACAACCACTAATCAAACCTGCTGCCGAACCAGCACCCAATACTTTAATAAAATCTCTACGTGTTAAC includes the following:
- a CDS encoding DUF4395 domain-containing protein — its product is MFDYSFQTKLLVYALIEMLLGMSTIGARFSPTILLVSFLVIGRKPEWKPIGPKRCAWIIGASFISVCIVFFNPDAVALWVNNLLGTNIPVDENYVPSWLALNLVWICLLFMWLEAIVGFCAGCKIYALLVKIGIVNRHCEACENIDWDEVKRKKQQRLDKKNKK
- a CDS encoding 5'-nucleotidase C-terminal domain-containing protein, giving the protein MALTRRDFIKVLGAGSAAGLISGCGNDADKLSSQDNRYEVAKTGNARILHITDTHGNLLPNYFREPNINLGFGPTFGQLPHVVGNKLLKQIGVKAGSADAYAFTYNNFEELAAKYGKTGGFGQIKTVLDSLRESAGGIQNTLTLDGGDTWQGSGTSLWTRGADMVEACNILGVDVMVGHWEFTYKEEETLKNIGFFKGDFLGQNVRIIEDALMGDEYITMTEKYGGNGLFDEDEGLPFKPYAIKNVGGHRIAVIGQAFPRTSNANPKKYFFPDWSFGLREDEMSELVADIRKNEKPDAIIIISHNGMDVDIKMASRISGIDAIFGGHTHDGMPTPVEVKNAGGVTVVTNAGCSGKYIGVMDLNIKDHKVIGYEYKMLPILTDFIKPDAAMVSFINKMRTTKYDKDVVEARSAKMSNNPDRVGKTYDAILTEKLCTTEQTLYRRGNFMGTWDQVLVNSLREEHDADFAMSAGVRWGTSVPAGHDVTMEDLMTNTSMTYGETYVNELKGSQLKEILEGIAENLFVQDPYLQSGGDMVRMGGMDYTIDPALGLGQRISNMKDDEGTPIDPNKSYKVSGWAQVGSVGNGRLMWDVAADYLRKQKHLNLTKVNHPTIKGVNNNPGIENYDGKLI
- a CDS encoding HupE/UreJ family protein; the protein is MPYLIKVIALFWLLIGVSIADVVKPALVEISIYPDKKVNIVIDLSLEALITGIGTQYKNTTDAPNSAQYDTLRSLTADDLREQFKAFETEFLNYILLTINERPQQLTLTSAKIDIVGYKKRPRKTLLTYSTQLRKWPKTLSWQYNKAYGDSALRYQIYEEGEYNWSQWHWLRNGATSGVIDINHPEPITTMQRMLQFVSIGFDHVMPLGWDHILFIIGMALSSLMWRRLLLLVSAFTLAHTLTLGLAMLGIVEISGRIIEPLIAFSIAYVAIENLLPNQSIKRKSIIVFLFGLVHGLGFSSMLKSFKMSSDNFLTTLISFNIGVELAQIVIVSGVVLLLFFIKSLNLNYKKIVIIPTSIVISLIGIWWGIERITG
- a CDS encoding transposase encodes the protein MLFQVVVGNSLTLETREVFYTPAHYTGLWDMRLNLRKSESLITKQQKQQNKQHSSIRYIVERTFGLLKLHHGLGKVRYLGLERNKTRAQLIAMSHNLKDWHEYIQTNAKPEGLLCLKVGMV